TCAGGAAGGCCTGCTGCTGGCCACTGCGGCCAGCCTGATCGCAGCGTTGATCGCGATCTTCCTGATCAATGGCGTTTCCGTACGGTTTACGATGGGCGCCTTCACACTACAGATTGACAGCATCTCGCTGTTGATTGGCTGCGGTGTCGGAATCCTGCTCGGCTTACTGGGGGCAATTCCCCCTGCCCTGCGGGCACTCCGCTTACCCGTAATCGATGGATTAAAATCAGTTTAACAACCGCTCGAATATCGCTTTCGAGCACACATTTTTAAAAAGGATTGAAAACATGAAACAGTTATTCTCTCACAGCCTGTTGTTCTCAGTCGCAGCCTGCTTCTTCGTTGGTTGCGGAAACACGACTTCAACACCTGAAAGCAACAGTACGACTGAAGCAACGACAACTGCCCCAGCGGCAAGTTCCAAAGTGTTACTTGGCAGCGAGCCGGCGGGCGCCAAAGAAGTCATCGATGCCCGCAAGTCAGCTCAAAATGACGAAGAAGTCATTCTCGTCGGTCGCATTGGCGGCAGTGAAAATCCCTGGGTCGATGGGCGCGCGGTGTTTTCCATTGTTGACAATTCCTTAAAAGCCTGTAGCGATATTCCCGGCGATGGATGCAAAAAGCCATGGGATTACTGCTGTGAAACGGACAAACTCCCAACAGCGATGGCGCTCATCAAAGTCGTGGATGATGAGGGAACGCTCATTAAAGAAGACGCCCGTAAGTTGCTCAATCTGAAAGAGCTGCAAACCGTCGTCGTTAAAGGCAAAGCCCAACGGGATGATGCAGGCAATCTGACCGTGTTTGCAAACGGAATTTTTGTACGGAACTAAACCATGTCACAAGTTGATTTATCACAATTAGCCATTGATCGCAGTGCGCCCTCGTCAGTCCGAGGGCACACGCGACTGCGATTCATCACGCGCTATCTCCTGCCGGGCACACTCCTGTTTGGTTTCTTGGGATTGATCTACTGGGTCTCACACGATCTGATATTTCCTCCCAAGCCAGTCACCGTCATGCCGGTGATTGTCACCCAATCGAAAATGCGAAATGCCGGTACGCCTCTCTTTCAGGCAGCCGGGTGGGTCGAACCGCGGCCCACCCCCATTCGCGTGGCAGCGCTCGCACCAGGAGTGGTCGAACAACTTCTGGTTGTGGAAGACCAGTTTGTCAAACAGGGAGAACCGATCGCCTTGCTCGTGAAAGAGGATTCCGAGTTGACTCTCAAACACGCCATCGCCAGTATGCAGTTAAGAGAAGCTGAACTACAACAAGCGCAGGCGACGTTAAAGGCGTCTCAAATTCGTCTCGACCAGCCCGTCCACCGAGAAGCAGTTTTAAGGGCAGCTGAAGCCGCGCTGGCGAAAATTGAGACCGAGTTAAAAAACCTGCCCTTCATGGTTCGCCGCGCCAAAGCAGAGATGAATTTCGCCAAAAATGACTATGACCGCCGGATTTCGGCAAAAACAGCGGTGACCCAACGCACCATCGATGAATCGTTAACCGAACTGGAATCCGCCCGGGCCGCCTATGAAGAGTTGGAGGGCCGCAAAACCTCTCTGGTCGCCGAACGAAACGCCTTAAAAGCACGTACGGATGCACTCCAAACAGAATATGAATTACTCACTGAAGAAACACAGGCCCGCGATGAAAACAGTGCCAAAGTTCAAGCAGCAGCCGCACGACTGGAACAGGCACGGGTTGCGGTGGCTGAAGCCAGACTGGCATTGGACCGCATGACTATCCGCGCGCCGGTCGCGGGCCGTATCTATCGACTGATCGGGCACCCCGGCTCCAGTGTCGGAAACATGCTGACTCAAATGACCGGCTACGACGGCAGCACCGTGGTCACAATGTATCGCCCGGAAATGTTACAGATTCGTGTCGACGTCCGCTTTGAAGATATTCCCAAAGTCAGTCTGAACCAGCCCGTGCAAATCAACAACCCCGCGCTGAGTCAACCGGTGACCGGCAAAGTCCTTTACATCAGCTCCGAAGCAGACATTCAGAAAAACACATTGCAGGTCAAAGTCGAAATCGAGAATGCATCCCCGCTACTCAAGCCGGAAATGCTGGTCGATGTGACGTTTCTGGCCCCCGAACTCCAGACCGAATCTTCAGAATCGAATGAAGAAACCCGCTTTTATGTCCCTCGCAAGATGCTGGAACAGGCAGAATCGGGCCAGACGTTTGTCTGGATCGTAGATCAATCAACACAGATCGCACGGCGTCAGCAGATCGAAATCAGTCAAACTACGCCAGGTCCCCTGGTGGAAGTGACGAAAGGTTTAAACCCGACCAGTCATCTGATCTCTTCTTCCACCGCAGACCTCATGCCGGGAGAACGCATTAAAATCACTGGTGAATCCGATCAGGAAGGAAACTAAGCATGTCACTCGTCACCATCAACAACCTGATGAAACAATACCATAAAGGGGGTGAGACCATCACGCCTCTGGATCAGGTTTCACTCCAAATAGAACAGGGAGAGTTCCTGTCGTTAATGGGCGCCAGTGGAACCGGAAAATCAACTCTGCTGAATCTGATTGCCAGCATTGATCGCCCTGACTCCGGTTCGATTATCGTGGATGGCACTGAAATCACGGCACTCTCCCGCTCAAAACTGGCACGCTGGCGAGCCGCGAATATGGGTTATATTTTTCAGACACACAATCTGGTCCCTGTACTCACCGCCTATGAAAATGTGGAACTTCCGTTATTGCTGCTCCCCATGTCCCGCAACGAACGAAAAAAGCGTGTGCAAGTCGCGCTACAGGCAGTTGACCTACTCGATCGAGCCGACCACTATCCACGCCAGATGTCAGGAGGACAGGAACAGCGTGTGGGCATCGCCCGGGCGATTGTGAAACACCCGAAAATTGTCGTCGCCGACGAACCCACGGGCGATCTGGACCCGGAAACATCGGAACAAATTCTAGACCTGCTGCAACGGCTCAATCGAGAGCTGGACATTACAATGCTCATGGTCACCCATGATTCCGAGGCAGCGCATATCGCAGACCGGCAGTTCTATCTTGATCACGGAAAACTCGTCTTGGTAAGTCAAGAAAGGCCCCAAGCCCTCGCAACCTCCGGCGCCTCCAGTGAGGAACAATTATGAAGTTGGTTGGTTATATTCTGAAAACACTCTGGGGACACCGAGCCCGCACGATGCTTACTGTCGCCGGTTCAGCAGTCGCGTTATTTGTGTTCTGCTTCATCCAATCCATTCAGGAGGGGATGAACGATTTGAAACAGCGCCAGGAGGCCCGCGGTTCGTTGATCGTGTTCCAAGCCAATAAGTTCTGCCCCGCCACCAGTCACCTGCCTCAGGACTACGATCAACAAATTTCGAAGTTCGCAGGTGTGAAAGACGTCGTACCAATTCAGGTCTTCACGAACAATTGTCGTGCGAGTCTGGATGTCGTCGTGTTCTATGGTGTCCCCCCGAATAAACTGCGCACCGCGCGGGACTTTCAATTCATCTCCGGCAACTGGACTGAATTTGAAACCCATCAGGACGCCGCCATCATCGGACAGGCTGTCGCGTCCCGGCGCGGGATCAATGTCGGCGATAAATTTTCCATCGGCGACCTTTCAGTGAATGTCGCCGGTATTTATCAAAGTGACAACCCGGCTGAAGAGAATTACATTTATAGTCACTTGGAATTCTTACAGCGACGTCAAGGCGTCAATCTAGTGGGAACGGTCACACAACTGGAAGTCATCCTGCAACCAGGCACTGATCCGATCTCAGTCAGTGACGCCATTGATGAACGCTTTCGCGGTGGTCCTGTAGAAACCAACACGCGCGCCAAAGGGGTCTTTCAGGCCAAAAGTCTTGGTGACTTATCCCAACTGATTGAAATGGCACACTATCTGGGTCTGGCCTGTGTCGGACTGGTTCTGGCACTGGTCGCTACCACAACGCTGATGTCTGTTGAAGACCGAATTCAGGAACATGCGGTCTTGCGGACACTCGGCTTTTCGGGCTTCAAAGTGTTTGGACTGGTGCTCGCAGAGAGTACGTTACTCAGTCTCGCAGGAGGCCTGGTGGGAGTCGGAACCGCGTTGATCATTCTCAAACTTAGCAGTCTTTCCGTGGGAGCCGAAGCAGTTACCGTCGCCTTTATCCCCTCTCTGCATCTGGCCTGGGTCGGAATCTTGTTGGCGCTGGGTACGGGTATTTGCGCGGGTATTGTTCCTGCCTGTTATGCCTCACGTGCGGAAATCGTCCCCGCATTAAGGCACATTTAGAACCGCCTAGGTAAGCCCCGGAATGGACTCTCCTTCGTAGATATAGTGCGGCCGATCCACTTCGTCGTGCCAATACATGGTTTTTGGCAAGCCTAAAGCGCGGTAGATCGTTGCAGCAAAGTTTTCAGGCTTCTGTGGTTGATCGATGGGAAATCCGCCAATTTTATCCGTCTTACCAACAACGCGGCCCCCTTTGATTCCACCGCCGGCCAGAAACACGGATTGCACAGCGCCCCAATGATCGCGGCCCGGTAAATCATAAACGCGGGCCAGTTGAGAAATCTTGGGAGTCCGACCAAATTCACTGCACATCACAACCAGTGTATCCTTGAGCTGACCACTGTCTGCCAGATCATCCAGCAACGCGGAAACGGCCCGGTCCGTGGGTGGCATTAAATTATCTTTGAGATGCGGGAACATATTACCGTGTGTATCCCACGATTCGTTATTCCCCAGATTCACCTGCACCAGATTCACTCCGGTTTGAATCAGACGTCGTGCCATCAGTAATGACCAGCCAAACGAGTTTTTACCATAACGCTCCTGAATCTTGTCATCTGCGTTTGTGACATCCATCGCGTAATGAACTTTCTCATCATT
This genomic interval from Gimesia alba contains the following:
- a CDS encoding ABC transporter ATP-binding protein; its protein translation is MSLVTINNLMKQYHKGGETITPLDQVSLQIEQGEFLSLMGASGTGKSTLLNLIASIDRPDSGSIIVDGTEITALSRSKLARWRAANMGYIFQTHNLVPVLTAYENVELPLLLLPMSRNERKKRVQVALQAVDLLDRADHYPRQMSGGQEQRVGIARAIVKHPKIVVADEPTGDLDPETSEQILDLLQRLNRELDITMLMVTHDSEAAHIADRQFYLDHGKLVLVSQERPQALATSGASSEEQL
- a CDS encoding HlyD family secretion protein, whose translation is MSQVDLSQLAIDRSAPSSVRGHTRLRFITRYLLPGTLLFGFLGLIYWVSHDLIFPPKPVTVMPVIVTQSKMRNAGTPLFQAAGWVEPRPTPIRVAALAPGVVEQLLVVEDQFVKQGEPIALLVKEDSELTLKHAIASMQLREAELQQAQATLKASQIRLDQPVHREAVLRAAEAALAKIETELKNLPFMVRRAKAEMNFAKNDYDRRISAKTAVTQRTIDESLTELESARAAYEELEGRKTSLVAERNALKARTDALQTEYELLTEETQARDENSAKVQAAAARLEQARVAVAEARLALDRMTIRAPVAGRIYRLIGHPGSSVGNMLTQMTGYDGSTVVTMYRPEMLQIRVDVRFEDIPKVSLNQPVQINNPALSQPVTGKVLYISSEADIQKNTLQVKVEIENASPLLKPEMLVDVTFLAPELQTESSESNEETRFYVPRKMLEQAESGQTFVWIVDQSTQIARRQQIEISQTTPGPLVEVTKGLNPTSHLISSSTADLMPGERIKITGESDQEGN
- a CDS encoding ABC transporter permease, coding for MKLVGYILKTLWGHRARTMLTVAGSAVALFVFCFIQSIQEGMNDLKQRQEARGSLIVFQANKFCPATSHLPQDYDQQISKFAGVKDVVPIQVFTNNCRASLDVVVFYGVPPNKLRTARDFQFISGNWTEFETHQDAAIIGQAVASRRGINVGDKFSIGDLSVNVAGIYQSDNPAEENYIYSHLEFLQRRQGVNLVGTVTQLEVILQPGTDPISVSDAIDERFRGGPVETNTRAKGVFQAKSLGDLSQLIEMAHYLGLACVGLVLALVATTTLMSVEDRIQEHAVLRTLGFSGFKVFGLVLAESTLLSLAGGLVGVGTALIILKLSSLSVGAEAVTVAFIPSLHLAWVGILLALGTGICAGIVPACYASRAEIVPALRHI